One window of Papaver somniferum cultivar HN1 chromosome 9, ASM357369v1, whole genome shotgun sequence genomic DNA carries:
- the LOC113313320 gene encoding vacuolar cation/proton exchanger 3-like — protein sequence MAENLNNLHYQNNGYLEHHLDLENNGNLIKNKDSADDHHHHRQVLRTAHNMSSSSLRKKSDLSLLENVRVGFVRRTLRNINEVIFGTKLSVLFPAIPLAIIANCYHFGRPWIFALSLLGLTPLAERVSFLTEQISFYTGPTVGGLLNATCGNATELIIAIFALSKRKIEVVKYSLLGSIISNLLLVLGTSLLCGGLANLKKNQKYDRKQADVNSQLLLLAFLCHLLPLMFRFSSAASASPDAAAFSILQLSRASSIIMLIGYIAYLFFQLKTHRKLFQAEEEEVVDGSDDTVLEEAVIGFWSGFIWLAGMTVLIALLSEYVVGTIEATSSSWGLSVSFISIILLPIVGNAAEHAGAVIFAFKNKLDISLGVALGSATQISMFVVPLTVILAWTMGIEMDLDFNLLETGCLGFSILITAFTLQDGTSHYMKGLVLMLCYIVIGACFFVLRAPFQPTNAINLGLMKFPSGEVIES from the exons ATGGCAGAAAATCTTAATAATCTCCATTATCAGAATAATGGATATCTAGAACACCACTTAGATTTGGAGAATAATGGaaacttaataaaaaataaagattcGGCggatgatcatcatcatcatcgacaaGTTTTACGAACAGCACATAATATGTCATCGTCTTCGTTGAGAAAGAAATCTGATCTTTCACTTCTCGAAAATGTTAGAGTTGGATTTGTTCGAAGAACTTTGCGTAATATCAATGAAGTTATCTTTGGAACCAAATTATCGGTTCTTTTTCCAGCTATTCCTTTAGCTATCATCGCTAATTGCTATCATTTTGGAAGA CCTTGGATTTTTGCTCTGAGTTTGCTAGGACTAACTCCACTTGCTGAACGTGTCAGTTTCCTCACTGA GCAAATTTCTTTCTATACGGGCCCAACAG TTGGAGGGCTTCTAAATGCAACATGTGGAAATGCAACTGAACTCATAATAGCAATATTTGctctaagcaaaagaaaaattgaaGTAGTGAAGTACTCTCTTTTGGGTTCTATTATTTCGAACCTTCTTCTTGTTCTTGGTACTTCCCTTCTGTGTGGTGGTCTTGCTAACCTAAAGAAGAACCAGAAGTATGATAGA AAGCAAGCAGATGTGAACTCGCAACTCCTATTGCTTGCATTTTTATGCCATCTGTTGCCCTTGATGTTCAGATTTAGTTCTGCAGCTTCTGCTAGTCCTGATGCAGCAGCATTTTCTATCCTTCAATTATCTAGAGCAAGTAGTATCATCATGTTGATTggatatattgcatatcttttcTTCCAACTGAAGACACACAGAAAGTTATTCCAAGCCGAAGAA GAAGAAGTAGTAGACGGCAGTGATGACACGGTTTTAGAAGAGGCAGTAATTGGATTTTGGAGTGGATTTATCTGGCTGGCTGGAATGACAGTCTTGATAGCTTTGTTATCTGAGTATGTTGTGGGCACGATTGAG GCTACCTCAAGTTCATGGGGTTTGTCTGTAAGCTTCATCAGTATCATCTTACTGCCAATAGTTGGAAACGCTGCTGAACATGCCGGTGCTGTCATATTCGCTTTTAAAAACAAATTG GATATATCTTTAGGTGTTGCTCTCGGTTCTGCTACTCAAATTTCTATGTTTGTGGTTCCATTAACTGTCATTCTTGCGTGGACAATGGGTATCGAAATGGATCTTGATTTTAATCTTCTTGAGACCGGCTGTCTTGGTTTTTCCATCCTGATCACGGCCTTCACTTTACAG GACGGAACATCACATTACATGAAAGGTTTAGTTCTCATGCTTTGCTACATAGTCATTGGTGCATGTTTTTTCGTCCTCAGAGCCCCATTCC AACCAACAAATGCTATTAACTTGGGTTTAATGAAATTCCCAAGTGGAGAAGTTATAGAATCTTGA
- the LOC113312513 gene encoding uncharacterized protein LOC113312513 gives MAENQQIRKLTEYVDEEIQRRDAAQSGMGQEYVYLSTDYISLASENYNASTELYPQGFLNSLEYTHMLSYRLRLKVGIPIILLKEINRREGVVEGTRLVITQLGAEEIVAEVSISREVCLAMTFDGGRDQSLRNAGFYLSSGAYSKHPKYIGVSTKEAMYGSSKLEITIIEKEHLENHYKKSTDYKQNFENSQFIDDTINQTMSNANAVHGLGT, from the exons ATGGCTGAAAATCAGCAGATTAGGAAGCTAACAGAGTATGTTGATGAGGAGATTCAGAGGAGGGATGCCGCTCAAAGTGGAATG GGACAGGAGTATGTATATCTGAGTACAGATTACATATCACTTGCTTCTGAAAATTATAATGCCAGTACGGAGTTGTATCCTCAGGGATTTTTGAATAGTCTGGAGTATACACATATGCTAAGTTATAGGCTACGATTAAAGGTTGGAATACCAATTATTCTTCTCAAAGAGATCAACAGAAGAGAGGGCGTCGTTGAAGGCACACGGTTGGTTATAACACAGTTAGGGGCTGAGGAAATTGTTGCAGAG GTATCAATTTCCCGTGAAGTATGTTTGGCAATGACATTTGACGGTGGCAGGGATCAAAGCCTGCGCAACGCTGGGTTCTACTTAAGTTCTGGAGCTTACAGTAAACATCCGAAATACATTGGCGTTTCGACGAAGGAGGCAATGTATGGGAGTTCAAAGTTGGAGATTACAATTATAGAAAAGGAGCATCTGGAAAATCACTATAAAAAATCCACGGACTACAAGCAAAACTTCGAGAATTCACAGTTCATAGATGATACTATCAACCAGACTATGTCTAATGCAAATGCAGTGCATGGTTTGGGTACTTGA